The following are encoded in a window of Synechococcus sp. PCC 7335 genomic DNA:
- a CDS encoding beta-propeller fold lactonase family protein — translation MANFAVPNLIADTGLGENTLPKINAKRGHVAIANRNSGDLSILHEQTGAVKGHVALPTGPNGEAGEPTYLSFLNRTDEVAVADRANDRVVFYDQRTYEVTGTVDTGAGNFHMWAAPKETQLWVINDIDEALTVIDPQTKTEITRIHLPEELIGADAKPHDLIFDPAGQYVYVTAEQEDHLDDDLLLKIDTQSFEVVDAITTGKHTHVSVAPEHNLLYVLSQDNDTIEIYDHRGLELEQVGHIDQPNPHGVSAATNGRYLYTTNISDGGEQGIFVIDTVTNQIVGDVDTPFAVPHNLAVTNDGNSLFLTHSGADATAVSRFSLDDPTDPVWQISVNTGGLNPFGLAYIPSVHDELYVCGDKDDVLKTAKGQDTVYGGAGKDKLWGQGGNDKLFGEADDDYLRGNRGDDVLIGGLGNDTVNGGSGDDLLIGAQVESLTPGAGEVDTYKGGKGADTFVLGDALSVHYDDGDPASLGFEDYGLLKDFTLDQQDVVRLHGSADRYELGSVQGDTFIFYQGEGQTAELVGIVQNVTGLNLNSAAFEYATV, via the coding sequence ATGGCTAACTTTGCAGTGCCAAATTTAATTGCCGATACAGGTTTGGGAGAAAACACCTTACCCAAAATCAATGCCAAGAGAGGACATGTCGCGATCGCCAATCGCAACTCGGGAGACCTCTCGATTTTGCATGAACAGACCGGTGCGGTGAAGGGCCACGTTGCCCTGCCGACCGGCCCGAACGGAGAAGCGGGGGAGCCTACTTACCTCTCTTTTCTCAATCGCACCGATGAGGTGGCCGTCGCCGATCGCGCCAACGACCGAGTGGTCTTCTACGACCAGCGCACCTACGAAGTTACCGGCACAGTGGATACGGGCGCGGGCAACTTCCACATGTGGGCGGCCCCCAAAGAAACCCAGCTTTGGGTGATCAACGACATTGATGAGGCCCTGACAGTCATTGACCCGCAAACTAAGACCGAAATCACGCGAATTCATTTGCCGGAGGAGTTGATTGGCGCAGACGCTAAGCCCCACGACCTGATTTTTGATCCGGCGGGTCAGTACGTTTACGTCACCGCGGAGCAGGAAGATCACCTCGATGACGATCTACTGCTGAAGATTGACACCCAGAGCTTTGAGGTCGTAGATGCCATCACCACGGGCAAACACACCCATGTCTCGGTTGCTCCCGAGCATAATCTGCTCTATGTGCTGTCCCAAGACAATGACACGATTGAAATCTATGACCATCGCGGCCTCGAACTTGAGCAAGTGGGCCATATCGATCAGCCCAATCCTCATGGAGTGAGTGCTGCCACCAATGGCCGGTACCTTTACACCACCAATATTTCGGATGGTGGCGAGCAGGGCATCTTCGTCATCGATACCGTCACGAACCAGATTGTGGGCGATGTGGATACACCGTTTGCGGTACCTCATAACCTGGCAGTGACGAATGATGGCAACAGTCTATTTCTCACCCACTCAGGAGCCGATGCCACTGCCGTCAGCCGGTTTTCTCTCGATGATCCAACCGATCCGGTGTGGCAGATTAGCGTCAATACTGGGGGACTCAATCCCTTTGGGTTGGCCTATATCCCTTCTGTCCACGATGAGCTGTACGTCTGTGGCGACAAAGACGACGTGCTTAAAACGGCCAAGGGCCAGGACACCGTCTATGGTGGCGCTGGCAAGGACAAGCTGTGGGGTCAAGGCGGCAACGACAAGCTGTTTGGCGAAGCCGATGATGACTACCTCCGTGGCAACCGGGGGGACGATGTGCTGATTGGCGGACTTGGCAACGACACCGTCAATGGCGGCAGCGGCGATGACCTGCTGATTGGCGCTCAAGTGGAGTCGCTCACCCCCGGCGCGGGCGAAGTGGATACCTACAAAGGTGGCAAAGGGGCCGATACGTTCGTGTTGGGCGATGCCCTCAGCGTCCATTACGACGATGGCGATCCAGCCTCTCTAGGCTTTGAGGATTATGGCTTGCTTAAAGACTTCACGTTAGATCAGCAAGACGTGGTTCGCCTGCACGGTAGCGCTGATCGATACGAGCTCGGCAGCGTTCAAGGCGATACGTTCATTTTTTATCAGGGCGAAGGCCAAACTGCGGAGCTGGTCGGCATCGTCCAAAACGTCACGGGGCTGAACTTAAACAGCGCGGCATTTGAATACGCAACCGTCTGA
- the cysK gene encoding cysteine synthase A, whose amino-acid sequence MKIAHDITALVGCTPLVQLNRIPQAEGCVARIVLKLESMNPASSVKDRIAISMIQAAEDQGLIFPGQTILIEATGGNTGIALAMAAAVKGYALMLTMPDTMSLERRRLLRAYGAELVLTPGNLGMKGAIAQATELLAAIPHAFMLQQFQNPANPEIHRQTTAEEIWADTEGRVDIVVAGAGTGGTITGIAAALKARKPDFQAIAVEPAASAVLSGGTPGSHQIQGIGAGFIPPVMQVDWIDEVIAVADDTVIAYSRRLAREEGILSGISTGAALCAAVQVAQRPENTEKLIVVIQPSGGERYLSTALFRELAVSSASPSQSWPRQSRLGHVHQTIKPTATAAMGQR is encoded by the coding sequence ATGAAAATCGCTCACGACATTACCGCACTGGTTGGGTGTACCCCGCTGGTGCAGCTCAACCGCATTCCCCAAGCGGAGGGCTGTGTAGCCCGCATTGTTTTGAAATTAGAGAGCATGAACCCGGCTTCATCGGTGAAAGATCGCATCGCTATCAGCATGATTCAGGCCGCCGAAGACCAGGGGCTCATCTTCCCCGGGCAAACGATTTTGATCGAAGCGACGGGGGGCAATACCGGTATCGCGTTGGCAATGGCGGCGGCAGTCAAGGGCTATGCGCTGATGCTAACCATGCCCGACACCATGAGTCTGGAACGGCGGCGGCTCCTGCGAGCCTATGGGGCCGAGTTAGTGCTCACGCCGGGTAATTTAGGCATGAAGGGGGCGATCGCCCAAGCGACAGAACTGTTAGCGGCTATTCCCCATGCGTTCATGCTGCAGCAGTTCCAGAATCCCGCGAATCCCGAGATTCACCGTCAAACCACCGCTGAAGAAATCTGGGCCGATACCGAGGGGCGGGTTGACATTGTGGTGGCTGGGGCTGGCACCGGGGGCACCATCACCGGCATTGCCGCTGCTCTCAAGGCGCGCAAACCTGACTTTCAAGCGATCGCAGTAGAACCGGCTGCCAGTGCCGTACTTTCCGGCGGCACCCCAGGATCGCACCAGATTCAGGGCATTGGGGCGGGATTTATTCCCCCGGTCATGCAGGTGGATTGGATAGACGAGGTCATTGCCGTGGCGGATGACACCGTGATCGCCTATAGCCGTCGTCTGGCCCGCGAAGAGGGCATTCTCTCGGGCATCTCGACGGGGGCGGCGCTATGTGCCGCCGTCCAGGTGGCCCAGCGTCCAGAAAATACCGAAAAATTAATCGTTGTCATCCAACCGAGCGGGGGCGAACGGTACCTCAGCACCGCGCTGTTTCGAGAATTAGCAGTGTCTTCAGCATCGCCTTCGCAGTCATGGCCTCGGCAATCGCGTCTCGGCCATGTTCATCAGACCATCAAGCCAACCGCCACTGCCGCCATGGGTCAGCGCTAG
- a CDS encoding peroxiredoxin, whose translation MTLQLGDIVPNFTQQTTEGEINFYDWAGNSWVVLFSHPADYTPVCTTELGNVAKLKPEFAKRGAKVITLSVDGVKSHQGWVGDINETQRTTVNYPIIADEDKSVSNLYGMIHPNANAKVTVRTVFIIDPSRKLRLTMTYPPTTGRNFTEILRVLDSLQLTDNYSVATPVDWQDGEDVVIVPTIPTDVARQKFPKGVNEIKPYLRLTPQPNR comes from the coding sequence ATGACTCTGCAACTAGGCGATATCGTCCCAAATTTCACTCAACAAACCACCGAGGGTGAAATCAACTTCTATGACTGGGCCGGGAATAGCTGGGTCGTGCTGTTTTCGCACCCCGCCGACTACACCCCGGTCTGCACGACGGAGTTGGGCAACGTGGCCAAACTCAAACCTGAGTTTGCCAAGCGCGGGGCCAAGGTGATTACCCTCAGTGTGGATGGCGTGAAGTCCCATCAGGGCTGGGTTGGGGACATCAACGAAACCCAGCGTACCACCGTGAACTATCCCATCATTGCGGATGAAGACAAGTCGGTGTCGAACCTTTACGGCATGATTCACCCAAATGCCAATGCCAAAGTGACGGTGCGGACGGTGTTCATCATCGACCCCAGCAGAAAGCTGCGACTCACGATGACGTATCCCCCCACCACTGGGCGGAACTTCACCGAAATTCTGCGGGTATTGGATTCGCTGCAGTTGACCGATAACTACAGCGTCGCCACCCCCGTGGATTGGCAGGACGGGGAGGATGTGGTGATTGTACCTACCATTCCTACCGATGTAGCCCGACAGAAGTTTCCCAAGGGCGTTAACGAAATCAAGCCCTATCTGCGCTTGACGCCGCAGCCGAATCGCTAG
- a CDS encoding IS66 family transposase has product MEKLPDLSSLTPEAKDALIERLWEELQNQRKSIEGLKSRSKKTSQNSSKPPSKGFKANKAKKKGGERREASVGRAGGGRKLHANPNQRVSAHLQCCPSCHESIPLTSQHLHSRYDKIELPPIAPVVTRVERYCGECLTCGYQSVATVPPELAAGSPFGETIERFIAYLRYGHAISYQRLQQLCKEVFNLSISEGAIANLLSRVKTRLEKPLGEIQTRLQQSALICSDETSARVEGRTEWEWVFQNEDVCLHVICPSRGANVIYAVLGEHTPATWVSDMFSAQRCHPGQQWQVCLAHQLRDTQYAIDAGDEVFAPAMKQLFLDALKLHKRRDQLAVSTRYQYRLAIQRRLRKLLSLDPSQTDGQRLKKRYETILDNLFLFLEDDSIPPTNNSSEQAIRMSALFRKVTNGFRSEWGKELFAAVRSVVNTGQRQGLSALQSIEAALSAQGSLFLPS; this is encoded by the coding sequence ATGGAAAAGCTACCGGATTTAAGCAGTCTAACGCCCGAAGCCAAAGATGCCTTGATAGAGCGGCTATGGGAAGAGTTACAAAACCAACGGAAAAGCATAGAAGGGCTGAAGAGCAGATCAAAGAAGACCAGTCAGAATTCAAGTAAGCCGCCATCCAAGGGGTTCAAGGCGAATAAAGCGAAAAAGAAAGGCGGTGAGCGCCGAGAAGCGAGCGTAGGCAGAGCAGGTGGTGGCCGCAAGCTTCATGCCAATCCGAACCAAAGGGTAAGTGCCCATTTACAGTGCTGCCCGTCGTGTCATGAGTCAATTCCTCTAACGTCTCAACACTTGCACAGTCGCTACGACAAGATAGAGCTACCGCCGATAGCGCCTGTGGTGACGCGAGTAGAGCGCTACTGTGGAGAGTGCCTAACCTGCGGGTATCAGAGTGTGGCAACAGTGCCGCCAGAGCTGGCAGCGGGTTCACCGTTTGGCGAAACGATAGAACGATTCATCGCGTATCTGCGCTACGGTCATGCCATTAGCTATCAGCGGCTGCAACAGCTGTGCAAAGAGGTGTTTAATCTATCGATATCAGAAGGTGCGATAGCTAATCTGCTCTCACGGGTCAAGACTCGATTGGAGAAACCGCTAGGAGAGATACAAACTCGGCTACAGCAGTCGGCCCTGATCTGCTCAGACGAGACTAGTGCTCGGGTAGAGGGAAGAACGGAGTGGGAATGGGTGTTTCAGAACGAAGACGTTTGTCTCCATGTGATTTGTCCGAGCCGAGGTGCCAACGTTATCTATGCCGTTTTAGGCGAGCATACCCCGGCCACCTGGGTCTCTGATATGTTCAGCGCTCAGCGTTGTCATCCTGGCCAACAGTGGCAGGTGTGTCTAGCCCATCAGCTGCGGGATACGCAGTATGCGATAGACGCTGGCGATGAGGTCTTTGCACCCGCAATGAAGCAGTTATTCCTCGACGCCCTGAAACTTCATAAAAGACGCGACCAGCTAGCGGTCTCTACGCGATATCAATATCGTTTAGCCATTCAACGCAGACTCAGAAAGCTGCTGTCGCTAGACCCTTCTCAAACCGATGGGCAGCGGTTGAAAAAGCGATACGAGACCATTCTAGACAATTTGTTTCTGTTCCTCGAAGATGACTCAATTCCACCGACCAACAATTCTAGTGAGCAGGCAATTCGGATGAGTGCCCTCTTCCGCAAAGTTACCAATGGGTTTCGCTCTGAGTGGGGCAAGGAGCTATTCGCTGCTGTTCGCTCTGTCGTCAATACGGGCCAGCGTCAGGGCTTATCTGCCCTGCAATCGATTGAAGCTGCTTTGTCTGCCCAGGGCTCTCTCTTTCTACCCAGTTGA
- a CDS encoding NB-ARC domain-containing protein yields MSLLSASSMDPEQILETANGVLFAYGQRYLSDVETTILLGAIADQTYEEIAESAGYSINYLKRDIGPKLWRQLSKALGEKVSKTNFQQALKRYHGQALSTPAATISQTVIKQDWGEAPDVSFFVGREAELATLRTWMLQDRCRLLTLLGMGGIGKTALGVTFAQQVQSAFDIVIWRSLRNAPPMETLLTQLVPLVSNQQDTQPTLAHLLPHLQASRCLVILDNVEAILQPQSLGQFCPGFEDYEQLLQLVGDASHQSCVVLTSREKPAVIATREGAELPVRSLMLSGLQTEADAILTAKGVSGSADLRHRLIETYGGNPLALKIVATSIQDLFDNDIEVFLTQGTVLFNGVRQLLDQQFGRLSPLEQTLMSWLAINREWTPIDTLQEDIIPPVTPYRLLEGLEALCRRSLIERQGGRYTQQPVVMEYVGDCLIESITAELTTAELELFVSLALVKTTVPEYVRESQIRLILAPIAQEFRRTFAAIAPIEQQLLRILTALRRSELQMGGYGGGNLVNLCCHLDLDLSGFDFSHLTIQHAYLRAKGLRHVNFRYTNLANSVFTQMIGLIFSVNFSPDGLLLATGDFHGEICVWQTTDYQKLATCQEPTGAAWSAAYSPVAVAFCPILSPAYGGRHLLASSAADGNVKLWDADTGKLLNTLSGHDNWVVAIAWSPDGKWLASGSHDQTVRIWELESGSVLHILSGHPSWIWSVAFSPDGRFLASSGEDQSIRIWDVVSGECIQTLWGHLDLVWDVAFQPHPLASEEQSPLLVSASRDETIKLWDVSSGQCLKTLREHTAQIWSLNFSPDGNTLASTSADQTIRLWDTQHYRCQHICAGHLNGIRDATFHPNNQTFASGSHDKTVRLWDAKTGQCLRTLQGQTRNVIAMAFDPTGEYLVSSHADSLIRLWSLRTGNLQLTFSGHLSGVEAISFHPHEPLLASGSHDRTVRLWDSRTGACKQVWHEYKDWVRAVTFSPDGQWLATSSDEALLRLWHMKTGELFQLYPNSASRSNWIFELAWSPDSQILACGGCDQTIKLLNMATGTCIGTLEGHQGWAVAVAWHPHGQILASASLDQTVRLWDASTGQCLRIFDSRIDGRQSVAWHPEGQFLAMSGPDATIRIWDVVHSTWVKALSGQNSYIQSLVWRPCDRWLASGYADGEIALWDISSGNRIRTFIPERLYEGMNITGVTGISDAQRDALMQFGAIVECGYG; encoded by the coding sequence ATGAGTCTCTTATCAGCCAGTTCCATGGACCCAGAACAGATTCTTGAAACGGCCAATGGTGTTCTGTTTGCCTACGGACAGCGATATCTTTCTGATGTCGAAACCACGATTCTGTTAGGTGCGATCGCCGATCAAACCTATGAAGAAATTGCTGAGTCAGCAGGCTATTCGATCAATTACTTGAAACGGGATATTGGCCCGAAGCTCTGGCGGCAGCTGTCAAAAGCGCTGGGGGAAAAAGTTAGCAAAACGAACTTTCAACAGGCCCTAAAGCGCTACCATGGCCAAGCCCTATCAACCCCTGCAGCGACCATTTCGCAGACGGTCATCAAGCAAGATTGGGGTGAAGCGCCTGATGTCAGCTTCTTTGTCGGTCGCGAGGCGGAATTGGCTACCCTGCGAACGTGGATGCTTCAGGATCGGTGTCGCCTGCTGACCTTGCTGGGAATGGGCGGAATTGGCAAAACGGCTTTGGGGGTAACCTTTGCTCAGCAGGTGCAGTCAGCCTTCGACATCGTTATCTGGCGCAGTCTCCGCAACGCTCCCCCGATGGAAACCTTACTGACGCAATTGGTGCCGCTGGTGTCAAACCAGCAGGACACTCAACCGACGCTCGCCCACCTGCTGCCTCACTTACAAGCCTCTCGTTGTTTAGTTATTCTGGATAACGTGGAGGCGATCTTGCAGCCACAATCCCTTGGGCAATTTTGCCCCGGCTTTGAGGACTATGAGCAGTTGCTGCAGCTGGTCGGTGATGCCTCTCACCAGAGCTGTGTGGTGCTGACCAGCCGTGAAAAACCAGCGGTAATTGCTACCCGAGAAGGGGCAGAATTGCCAGTGCGATCACTCATGCTATCGGGCCTGCAAACCGAAGCCGATGCCATCCTGACTGCCAAAGGGGTATCGGGTTCCGCAGACCTGCGCCACCGGTTGATTGAGACCTACGGCGGTAATCCCCTGGCGCTCAAAATTGTCGCCACTTCAATTCAAGATCTGTTTGATAACGACATTGAGGTCTTTCTCACCCAGGGAACGGTGTTGTTTAACGGCGTGCGCCAACTGCTCGATCAACAGTTTGGCCGCCTCTCTCCCCTAGAGCAGACCCTGATGAGTTGGTTGGCGATCAATCGTGAATGGACCCCGATAGATACCTTACAGGAGGATATCATCCCTCCGGTAACTCCCTATCGCTTGCTAGAGGGGCTAGAAGCTCTCTGTCGCCGGAGCCTGATTGAGCGGCAGGGCGGTCGCTATACCCAGCAGCCAGTGGTTATGGAATATGTGGGCGATTGCCTGATTGAAAGCATCACGGCAGAACTCACCACCGCCGAACTTGAGCTTTTCGTCAGCTTGGCTTTGGTGAAAACCACAGTGCCAGAGTACGTCAGAGAGAGCCAAATTCGACTGATCTTGGCTCCTATCGCTCAGGAATTTCGGCGAACCTTCGCCGCGATCGCGCCTATCGAACAGCAGCTTTTGAGAATTTTGACGGCGCTGCGACGCTCTGAATTACAGATGGGAGGCTATGGCGGCGGCAATCTGGTCAATTTGTGCTGCCACCTCGACCTTGACTTAAGTGGCTTTGACTTCTCGCACCTGACGATTCAACATGCTTATTTACGGGCCAAAGGACTACGCCACGTCAACTTTCGGTACACCAACTTAGCTAACTCGGTCTTCACGCAGATGATTGGGCTAATTTTTTCGGTCAACTTTAGTCCGGACGGGTTGCTGCTGGCGACGGGCGATTTTCATGGCGAAATTTGCGTGTGGCAAACCACCGATTATCAAAAGCTGGCCACCTGTCAGGAGCCGACCGGTGCTGCCTGGTCTGCCGCGTATAGTCCCGTCGCAGTCGCTTTTTGCCCAATTCTAAGTCCGGCCTATGGTGGGCGTCATCTGCTGGCAAGCAGTGCTGCCGATGGCAACGTCAAGCTGTGGGATGCCGACACAGGTAAGCTGTTGAACACCCTGTCGGGACATGACAATTGGGTGGTGGCGATCGCCTGGAGTCCGGACGGCAAGTGGCTCGCTAGCGGCTCTCATGATCAGACTGTGCGTATTTGGGAGCTAGAAAGTGGCTCCGTTCTGCACATCTTGAGCGGTCATCCCAGTTGGATCTGGTCTGTGGCGTTTAGTCCTGACGGACGTTTTCTTGCCAGTAGCGGTGAAGATCAATCGATCCGCATTTGGGATGTGGTCAGCGGCGAGTGCATTCAAACGCTATGGGGCCACTTAGATTTAGTCTGGGATGTCGCATTTCAGCCCCACCCACTCGCATCGGAGGAACAGTCACCCCTGCTGGTCAGTGCTAGCCGCGATGAAACGATCAAGCTATGGGATGTGAGTAGCGGCCAATGCCTCAAGACTTTGCGGGAACATACAGCCCAAATTTGGTCGCTCAACTTTAGTCCCGACGGCAATACCCTGGCGAGTACCAGCGCCGATCAAACGATTCGCCTCTGGGACACTCAACATTATCGCTGTCAACACATCTGTGCCGGTCACCTAAACGGCATCCGCGATGCTACATTTCACCCTAACAACCAAACATTTGCCAGCGGCTCCCATGATAAAACGGTTAGGCTTTGGGACGCGAAGACAGGGCAGTGTCTCCGTACCCTTCAAGGACAGACCCGTAACGTCATTGCCATGGCGTTTGACCCCACGGGTGAGTATTTGGTCAGTAGCCATGCTGATAGCCTGATTCGCCTCTGGTCTTTGAGAACTGGCAATCTACAGCTAACGTTTTCTGGTCATCTTAGCGGTGTCGAAGCGATTTCCTTTCATCCTCACGAACCTCTACTTGCCAGTGGTTCCCATGATCGCACCGTCCGGCTATGGGACAGTAGGACGGGAGCCTGCAAGCAAGTTTGGCATGAATACAAAGATTGGGTCAGGGCGGTCACCTTTAGCCCTGATGGTCAGTGGCTGGCCACCAGTTCTGATGAAGCCCTACTGCGGCTGTGGCATATGAAAACAGGAGAACTGTTTCAGCTTTACCCCAACTCCGCCAGCCGTAGTAACTGGATTTTTGAGCTGGCCTGGAGTCCTGACAGTCAAATCCTGGCCTGTGGCGGCTGTGACCAAACCATCAAACTTTTAAATATGGCGACAGGCACCTGTATCGGCACTTTAGAAGGCCATCAGGGATGGGCGGTGGCGGTGGCGTGGCATCCCCATGGACAGATACTGGCTAGCGCCAGCCTAGATCAAACTGTGAGACTTTGGGATGCCTCGACCGGGCAATGCCTGCGGATCTTTGACAGCCGCATCGATGGACGACAGTCGGTCGCTTGGCATCCAGAAGGGCAATTCTTAGCTATGAGTGGCCCGGACGCCACGATTCGGATTTGGGATGTTGTGCATAGCACCTGGGTCAAAGCGCTGTCTGGACAAAACAGCTACATTCAATCGCTGGTGTGGAGGCCCTGTGATCGCTGGCTAGCGAGTGGTTATGCGGATGGGGAGATCGCCCTCTGGGACATCTCCTCCGGCAACCGTATTCGCACCTTCATCCCCGAGCGCCTATACGAAGGGATGAATATTACTGGCGTGACCGGCATTAGCGATGCCCAGCGCGATGCCCTGATGCAGTTTGGGGCTATCGTGGAATGTGGTTACGGGTGA
- a CDS encoding ISKra4-like element ISSysp6 family transposase, giving the protein MPIKVQIVFEDETGGPTVVQEVAQIERDQFSPATLGLTLGEAKTVLHGLQRHLVTKQVEDYQQQQLACPDCQQPRRLKDRRKLTYRSLFGKLKLPCDRFFHCDCQSHEKKSVSPLSDLLAERTAPELLYLETKFAALMSFEQSAKLLAELLPLDEQLNAETIRNHTQQMAQRVDAELGEERFMYIDCCERDIAALPRPDMPLTMGIDGGYVRATQSQSDPKQPHHFEIITGKSIADDGSSKCFGLVNSYDTKPKRRVFEVLQSQGMQMNQQVTFFSDGGDTVRELQLYLNPQAEHLLDWFHITMRITVMTQMAKGISIPEDWLIKDVDKTLESLKWYLWHGNVYQALQEIDWLADLLDADDLTPKQRRFLQKVEEFKTYISNNQAFITNYGERYRNGERISSGFVESTVNQVISKRMVKKQQMRWTKKGAHLLLQVRTKVLDGDWRKTFEQWYPELAAQAA; this is encoded by the coding sequence ATGCCAATCAAAGTTCAGATTGTGTTTGAAGACGAGACTGGCGGGCCTACGGTGGTGCAGGAAGTCGCTCAAATAGAGCGTGATCAGTTCTCTCCGGCCACACTGGGGCTGACGCTAGGAGAGGCAAAGACGGTTCTGCATGGGCTGCAACGTCATCTGGTGACAAAGCAGGTTGAGGACTATCAACAACAGCAGCTGGCCTGCCCTGATTGCCAACAGCCGCGCCGACTCAAGGATCGCCGCAAGCTAACCTACCGCAGCTTGTTTGGAAAGCTGAAACTTCCCTGCGATCGCTTTTTTCACTGCGACTGTCAGTCGCATGAAAAGAAAAGCGTCAGCCCGCTGTCAGACTTGCTGGCTGAACGCACGGCTCCTGAATTGTTGTATCTGGAGACAAAGTTCGCTGCACTGATGTCTTTTGAACAAAGCGCCAAGCTCTTAGCCGAACTCCTACCGCTTGATGAACAGTTGAATGCAGAAACGATCCGAAACCATACTCAACAGATGGCGCAGCGAGTAGATGCTGAGTTAGGGGAGGAGCGATTTATGTACATTGATTGCTGTGAACGGGACATTGCTGCACTGCCACGGCCTGATATGCCGCTGACGATGGGTATCGATGGAGGCTATGTCAGAGCGACCCAGTCGCAGTCTGATCCGAAACAGCCACATCATTTTGAAATCATTACGGGCAAAAGTATTGCCGATGATGGCTCATCCAAGTGCTTTGGCTTGGTCAATAGCTACGACACAAAGCCCAAACGCCGGGTATTTGAAGTGCTTCAGTCCCAAGGGATGCAGATGAATCAGCAGGTCACCTTTTTCTCGGATGGCGGCGATACGGTACGGGAGCTTCAGCTCTATCTCAATCCACAAGCTGAGCATCTGCTCGATTGGTTCCATATCACCATGCGTATTACCGTCATGACTCAGATGGCGAAGGGGATCTCTATCCCGGAAGACTGGTTGATTAAGGATGTGGACAAGACGCTTGAGAGCCTCAAGTGGTATCTCTGGCACGGCAATGTCTATCAGGCACTGCAAGAGATTGACTGGTTAGCTGATTTACTTGATGCTGATGACCTGACACCTAAGCAACGCCGATTTTTACAGAAGGTCGAGGAGTTCAAAACCTACATTTCCAACAATCAAGCGTTCATCACCAACTACGGTGAGCGCTATCGCAATGGCGAAAGGATTTCGTCTGGCTTTGTTGAGTCTACGGTCAATCAGGTGATCAGCAAGCGTATGGTCAAAAAGCAGCAGATGCGGTGGACGAAGAAAGGTGCACACCTGCTCTTACAGGTCAGAACGAAAGTGCTCGACGGCGACTGGCGTAAAACCTTTGAGCAGTGGTACCCAGAACTAGCTGCTCAAGCGGCTTGA
- a CDS encoding alpha/beta fold hydrolase, whose translation MLALIIVAISLLTGILYQVVGTAIDQRRYPPQGELIDVGGFRLHLNCMGQGILTVVMDAGGCAPSIAWGLVPSEIAKFARVCIYDRAGFGWSEPNFGAARTSQQSADELHLLLSKAEIEPPYILVGHSLGGVNMRLYASQHLEDIAGLVLVDSSHENQMTSEMERRIKMTSWLYQGFRIVSQVGLLRLIGEM comes from the coding sequence ATGCTTGCTCTAATTATCGTTGCAATCTCACTGCTTACAGGAATCCTCTATCAAGTCGTGGGTACAGCCATAGATCAACGCAGATATCCTCCACAAGGTGAGTTGATAGATGTCGGAGGCTTCCGTCTACACCTCAACTGTATGGGACAGGGAATCCTAACGGTTGTTATGGATGCAGGCGGATGTGCGCCCTCAATTGCATGGGGCTTGGTTCCTTCTGAAATTGCTAAATTTGCCCGTGTTTGCATCTATGATCGCGCAGGGTTCGGTTGGAGTGAACCGAATTTCGGCGCAGCTCGAACCAGCCAGCAGAGCGCTGATGAATTACATCTACTTCTGAGTAAAGCTGAGATTGAGCCTCCATACATTTTAGTAGGTCACTCACTGGGTGGAGTCAATATGCGGCTGTATGCGAGCCAGCATCTAGAAGATATAGCCGGATTAGTGTTAGTCGATTCTTCCCATGAAAATCAGATGACATCCGAAATGGAGCGGCGTATAAAAATGACGTCTTGGCTGTATCAGGGTTTTAGGATAGTCAGCCAAGTTGGACTGCTGCGCCTAATTGGGGAAATGAA
- a CDS encoding NADPH-dependent FMN reductase, with the protein MLLSMKILAIAGSLRVGSSNVAFLRAVAKLAPIQLEMTIYEELGSLPLFSPDIDTSSPPSPVVRLRTLLGAADAVIICTPEYAYGMPGALKNALDWIVSSAHLYKKPTAAISTSPSERGGDRALVWLQQTLSALDAEVAQQASFPVPYVKAILKKESIEDTTLIKQIGEMFAGLRASCIA; encoded by the coding sequence ATGCTTCTATCTATGAAAATTCTTGCGATCGCAGGTAGTCTCCGAGTAGGTTCATCCAACGTTGCCTTCCTTCGAGCCGTTGCCAAGCTAGCCCCTATTCAACTCGAGATGACTATCTACGAAGAGCTAGGTTCGTTACCGCTCTTTTCACCTGACATAGATACATCTTCTCCGCCATCACCAGTTGTTCGGTTACGTACGCTGCTGGGAGCAGCAGATGCGGTCATCATCTGTACGCCGGAGTACGCCTATGGAATGCCAGGGGCACTGAAGAACGCACTGGACTGGATAGTGTCTTCGGCTCATCTCTACAAGAAACCGACTGCGGCAATTAGCACTTCACCCTCAGAAAGAGGCGGCGATAGGGCTTTAGTTTGGTTGCAACAGACGCTGAGCGCACTAGATGCTGAGGTAGCTCAACAGGCTTCTTTCCCTGTTCCATACGTCAAGGCTATTCTAAAGAAAGAGAGTATTGAAGATACTACATTAATCAAACAGATAGGAGAGATGTTCGCTGGGCTCAGAGCTTCTTGCATTGCCTAG